The sequence below is a genomic window from Thermoproteota archaeon.
ACTGGACCTAAGGAAGAATGAATGGCTCCAATTTTTAACTCTCTTGCATCAGAAATCCCTCCTACATAGATTAGTATGGATGCAATTAACGATGTAACAAACAATACAAAAAATGAATTTGAATACGACAAAAATAACGCAGAATAAACCAATAGAGTATATGGTAAAAATAAAAGAAATACTACAGCAACGAAAATTCCAACAGCAATAAATCCATTTTGGAGGTATAACGGAATCATTAATCTTTTTAGAGCATTCCATAATGTGAAAAAATCTCTGGCCCAGATTGCTTGAATCATATGTTCTCCTCGAACCATTTTCATTTTGTAGCCTAATTCTTTGACTTTTTTACCCAATGCTCCGTCTTCTATAATTTCTTGTTTGACTCCCTCATGCGTTCCAACTTCTTCATATGTCTTTTTTTTAATTACAAAGAAACTTCCAAAAAAATACCCTGTTTTTTTTGTTGGATCATTTACTCTCAAAGCCGAAAATCTTGTATGTAAAAATGTGGATATCATTGGAAGAGTTATTTTTGTCCAGAAATCAAGACACAGCATTCTTGGAATAGCAGTTAGTGCATCCAAATTCAAAGATTGTAGATGTGATGTAGCTGTTGATATGACTCCCTTAGAATGTATGGTGTCTGAATCTGTAAATAACAACAAGTCTCCTGACGATTTTTTGTATCCTTCACAGCAAGCCCAATTTTTCCCCATCCATCCTTCTGGTTTAGGTCTGGCTTGAACGTAAATCACCCTAGAGTCTTTTTTTGCATATTCCTGAATGATTTTCCCAGTGTCGTCTTCTGAAGAATCATCAATTGCTATAATTTCAAAATTGCTGTAGTCTTGCATTAACAATGAGTCTAAACACTTCTCGATGTATCCTTCTTCATTCCTTGCAGGTAGAATCACTGACACTTTCAATGTCTTATGTTCTATTTTTTGAAATTTATCCAAGTAGGGTGTTAATGAAAATGATTGATACATTGTTCTTAGTAGGGTTACCCACGCAATTGATACTCCAATCATAGTTGCAACTAGGAAATAATTAATAGCATCAATTACAAGTTCCATTTCTATTCTATCTCATCTTTAATGGATTGTAATGCTTGCTCAGTTCCACTCTTGATGTGTTTTGATATCATTCCAGTAAACATCCCCATCATACCAGATAATTTAATGTCCCAAATTGCCTCTAATTTTACAAAATCTTCTTTTTGAGATATGTTGATGGTTTTTGTACCTTCGATTATTCCTTTTGTAAAAATTGATTCAATCTTTTCTTTGGGATATAAGGTGACTTCTTGATTACACTTTTTATCTTTAAATGCAATTGTAATCTCTCGTTTGATTTTATTCCCCTCTTTTGAGATGTTTTTTACTTCCTTTGTGCCCTTCCAATATTTTGGTTCATTATCTAAGTCTGATACTATGTCCCAAACTTTGTCTATGGTTGATTTTATATCAACAGAAGCCTCTATCCTTGCCAATTATGAGTAGTTTTTTCCGCATTAAATATATTAGATTCTAAATTGGTTATATCAGACTGTGAGGGGTAAACTGCTAATGAGAACATTAACTCCAGTTCTTGGCATTTTACCATTCTTCCCTTACAGTCTAATTGATTTACAATGAAAGCTTCACGATACATGCCAAAAATTGGAACCTTTGACGGATTGGGTTTTTGGAAAAATGCATATGCCCATCAACGAGGAAAGTTACTAAAAGCCGTTAGTGTACCTGATGACCAAATCAAAGAATTAGTTAATAAAAAATATCAAGAATTACCTGCTCCTCTGAAATATTCTATTGAGACAAGTGGTTTTAAAAAAAAGGATTTCATGTAATTCGAAATCAATTTTAACGAGATCAAAAAATGACGTTCATGACAAATGTAACTTATGAAGACTTTGCTAAATTGGATATTAGAGTTGCCAAAGTAATATCTACCGAAAAAATTCCCGGCAAATCAAAAATCATCAAGGGAGTGATTGATCTAGGTGATGATCATAGAGATGTAATCATTGGTGGTGCTCAATATTATGAGGCAGATGAGATGATCGGTAAAACTGTAATTGTGATTGCAAATCTAGAGCCAAAAAAAATGGCTGGTGTAGAATCAAATGCCATGCTTCTTGCGGCTGATGTTGACGATAAGCCTTTTTGGTTAACTGTATCTGATGAAGTGCCTTTGGGCTCTCCAATAAAATAACTAACCTATACCAGGTCTGTCCTTCTTGACTTCGGTTTGAATTGGGATAATTTTCTTATCTATCTCTGTTGTGTCAATTGTGATTTTCAAAATTTTGCTAATCAGTTTAATGATGTTGCTTGCTGCAAGATACTGTGGACTGTCAGGGTCATGAATTTCTCCAAATAAACCAATTCCATTAATGCCATTTTGTTTTGCTTTACCTAAAACTAATCCATTAAACCATGTGATACTGCTTACTTCATTGCCAAGCACTGGTATGCTATTGTCTTTGAGAATTTGCATCGATTCATCATCTGTTGCAACCCCGTAAACGCTTTTTCCTCCATTCTTTTCTGCTGGCAGATAACCTCCTGCAGAAATTACTAGTTTTATGTTTCCAATTTTTTTTACCGTGTCTAAAATTTTTTCAGTCATGGAAATTACAACATTTGGTTCTTGCGGTTGATTATTTCCAGTGAATATTACGATTGCATTTTTTTCATCGACATGTATTGTGTACTCATCTGATGGCGTTGATATCATACCATCTTTTTGATTCACCCATGGTTTGTCTGATAATACAACTTTTGATGAGATTTTAGCATCTAATGCTTTTTGCAGATGCTCTGTAACAAGTCCTCCAACTTTACCCATGTCTGGCAATGAACTAATCAAAATCACATCTTTTAATACAAAATTCTCAATTGTTTTTATATTCATAAATAATTCAAATTCTAGTTATATATCGGCTTTACTTTTAATTTATAACAAAAACAGAAAATTTTGAAGTCTATGAAATTAATCATAGATCATTAGGTCTTTCTCTTCTAATAATGCATGAAGATTATTTACTGACCTATACACATCTGGCTCTTTTTTTGCACCTGTACATACTAATTTTCCAGAGGAGAATAATAGAATCACTGTCTTTGGATCTAGCATTCTATGAATCAATCCTGGAAATTGCTCTGGCTCATACATACTTCTTGGCAAAGTTCTCGCAGCTTGCTCTAGGTGTATCTTTCCACCCAGATTAATTGATGCAACGATATTTTGAATTTCAACAACTGCATCTTTTTTTACTTTGATCCCGCCCTTGCGAAGTTTTTGTACAACTGTCTTTACAGCTTTTCTTGCCATCTCTTCAGATTTTGAACCGGTGCATACCATTTTTCCTGATGTGAAAATTAGTGTAGCTGTTTTAGGACTTTTTAATCGAAATACTAATCCTGGAAATTGATCCGGATGATACTCAACGTCTGGAAATGTCCTGGTAATCTCGTTAAGATCCATTTTTTGGTCTACTGACGCAGATGCTACTACATTTTCAACACTTACTATTGGCTTAGTTTGTGGCATATTACAAAAATCTCCTAGATTAACTATAATAAAAGCACTCGCCAATTTTTTGCTTTGTGGTCCATTTTTTTAACCTCAAAACCTCTTTTTTTGCATTTTTAGAGATTTGAGGACTTGCCGAATGATTAAATTTAGAGCGCTTGATCGCGTCTTTATTGGAACTTGGAGATTTTAATTTTGATGAATTTTTTGGAATGGGTGATGATACAAATCCATTGATGATGTTGGTTTGGATTCTTCCTGTGATAATCTTTGTTTTTTATGGTCAGAGAATCCAATTACAAATTACATCAAACGACATTAAAAAACAAATCAATAAACTCAATCTCTACAAAGATGAATCCAGAACTGAATTAATCAATCACGTGAAAAATTTTTCAAAAACAGATCATACATCACGTCTTGATACTTTTGTTGATTACTTTACAATCATGCCGGTGGATATGGATCCTAATGGAATTGTATCCAAAGTTCGCCACATAATTCGTTCTCGTGAAGATCATACTAGATTACAAATTAAATCACTGTATCCTGAAATTGACGATTATGAACTAAGTCGAGTACAAACATTACTGGAAATTACTTCAACTTTGAAATTACTATACAAAATTATCAATCACTTGTATCTTACAGCAAAAAAACAAAATAACTATCCGCTGATTTTACCATTACAAATGATGCTTCCTTTTATAATGGAAGAAGCTGAGGCTTTAAAAGAAGCATTAACTGCTTTTAAAGCTGGTCAACCTGTGGGCGACGGAATCGGACCTATGGTTGTTGGCAAATTAATGCTTAATACAAAAAAACAACCTATTGCATTTCAAACTGTATATAGTGAAACTGAATATAAAGGAAAAAAATTATTTTTAATGAAAGCTGAAGGACCCCAATCATCGGTAGGACGTCTTGGGGATGGAGTTGAATCGCTTACTTCTAAAAATAAAATTGATTTTATAATTATGATTGATGCTTCATTAAAGTTTGAGGGTGAAGATTCTGCTCAAACATCACAAGGTTTTGGAGCAGCTATAGGCGGAATCGGTACTGAAAGATTTCAGATAGAGGAAATTGCTACAAAAAATAATATTCCAATATTTGCAATAGTGATTAAACAATCTGTAAAAGAGGCTATTACATTAATGACAAAAGAGATTGCCGAAAAAGCTGATGATGTTCGTTCTCAAGTTTACAAAATGATTGATGAAAATGTAGACTCTGGTAAATCTGTGTTAGTAATTGGAGTTGGAAATACAATGGGTGTTCCTCAATGATCTTTAAGAAAAAGAAAATAACAAATGCCTATACGATTGAGCAATGCAATTCATGTAATAAAGAAATTAAACGAAAGTTCAAAGATGGCGATTGCTTATTTTCCGAAGTTACAAAATGTTCTGCATGTAACGGTACGATGTTTATAGAAAAAATCTTTGGCGAAACTATTGAGCTATAGTTGTAACTGTAGCACCATTTTGATCAGGAATGAATGTATGTTCTGCCTGAGCCACTCTTTGCCCGTTTGCCTCTACTAGCACTGGATATGCATGAACTGCCTTTTTCTTGATGAGTATCTCAAGTAATTCTCTTGCTTGTTTTTCCTCATATGTTTTGGTAATCCATCGTAGTGCAAATGGAAGCATGTTGTAATTTTCCCAAATATGATCTAGAAGTTTATCTGCTTCTTCATTTTTTGTTTTCTTCCTAGATACCAATGCATAGATGTTTTTTATCTTTCCTTCTCTGACAAATCCTAATCCTTCATCTGTTGTCACAAAAGGCTCACATGCATAAGCACTAGAGTCTGTTAATGAGAAAGTTCCTATAGACCAAATATTTGGAATTGATTTTCCAGCATGTATTGTATACTGATCCAATGAATGTCCACTTAGATTAGCTATTGGTTTGTATCCTAGCTGCTTGATGGTTTTTTCAATCGTTCTTCCGATATCGCTTGCTTTGACACCGACTTTGATCATTGCCATTGCATTTGCTAATGCCTCTTCTGCAGCTTGAACAAGACCATCATACTGTGGATCGTAACAGACCGTTACTGCAGTATCTGCAATGTATCCGTTAATCTGAGCTCCAAGATCTATCTTTACAAGATCATCATCCTTGATTGTTAACTGATCATTGGGCTCTGCTGTATAGTGAGCAGCTAATTCATTTATGCTAGTATTTACCGGAAATGCGCATTTTGCTCCTCTTTGAATAATTTGACTTTCCACTTCCTCACATATCTCAAAGACAGTTTTTCCAACCCAATTTTTCCTTCGCACCATTTCTCGAACTTCTGATGCAATTTTTCCTGCTTTGATGTAATCTTCGACTTGCAATAATTTTCCTCTTAACGTTTCTTATTTAAAATCATCATATGGCAGGCTTAAATTGGGGACTTTGTTGTGCACATTTTAAGGGATTGTGGTCTAGCTTGGTATGATTCTGGTTTTGGGTACCAGAGGTCGTAGGTTCAAATCCTGCCAATCCCACCATTAATTTTCCAGAGAATTATTATGCGATGTTTTTACATTATACCTGCCGAGCGATGAAGAAGAGTTAGAGTGATGACTTTGATATGAAGTGAACTTTATGGCTCTGAGCTTCGGCATATCTTTTTATCAATTACAGATATTTGGTTTTTCATTGTATTTTGAGCGCCGTGACTTTATTCTTTTAGCAGGAAGTGTTTTGTTTGTTATTGGATTGATACCGTTTATGCCTCCAGCATATGCAATAGCAATTGGAGGTGGACTGTTCATCGGAATCAAATCCTTTGTGG
It includes:
- a CDS encoding glycosyltransferase, translated to MELVIDAINYFLVATMIGVSIAWVTLLRTMYQSFSLTPYLDKFQKIEHKTLKVSVILPARNEEGYIEKCLDSLLMQDYSNFEIIAIDDSSEDDTGKIIQEYAKKDSRVIYVQARPKPEGWMGKNWACCEGYKKSSGDLLLFTDSDTIHSKGVISTATSHLQSLNLDALTAIPRMLCLDFWTKITLPMISTFLHTRFSALRVNDPTKKTGYFFGSFFVIKKKTYEEVGTHEGVKQEIIEDGALGKKVKELGYKMKMVRGEHMIQAIWARDFFTLWNALKRLMIPLYLQNGFIAVGIFVAVVFLLFLPYTLLVYSALFLSYSNSFFVLFVTSLIASILIYVGGISDARELKIGAIHSSLGPVGSLIVILGFASGLINAKSNSAVSWRGRSYSMKDHVQSSISI
- a CDS encoding SRPBCC family protein, which translates into the protein MARIEASVDIKSTIDKVWDIVSDLDNEPKYWKGTKEVKNISKEGNKIKREITIAFKDKKCNQEVTLYPKEKIESIFTKGIIEGTKTINISQKEDFVKLEAIWDIKLSGMMGMFTGMISKHIKSGTEQALQSIKDEIE
- a CDS encoding tRNA-binding protein, yielding MTNVTYEDFAKLDIRVAKVISTEKIPGKSKIIKGVIDLGDDHRDVIIGGAQYYEADEMIGKTVIVIANLEPKKMAGVESNAMLLAADVDDKPFWLTVSDEVPLGSPIK
- a CDS encoding TATA box-binding protein, which encodes MPQTKPIVSVENVVASASVDQKMDLNEITRTFPDVEYHPDQFPGLVFRLKSPKTATLIFTSGKMVCTGSKSEEMARKAVKTVVQKLRKGGIKVKKDAVVEIQNIVASINLGGKIHLEQAARTLPRSMYEPEQFPGLIHRMLDPKTVILLFSSGKLVCTGAKKEPDVYRSVNNLHALLEEKDLMIYD
- a CDS encoding DUF1512 domain-containing protein; protein product: MLVWILPVIIFVFYGQRIQLQITSNDIKKQINKLNLYKDESRTELINHVKNFSKTDHTSRLDTFVDYFTIMPVDMDPNGIVSKVRHIIRSREDHTRLQIKSLYPEIDDYELSRVQTLLEITSTLKLLYKIINHLYLTAKKQNNYPLILPLQMMLPFIMEEAEALKEALTAFKAGQPVGDGIGPMVVGKLMLNTKKQPIAFQTVYSETEYKGKKLFLMKAEGPQSSVGRLGDGVESLTSKNKIDFIIMIDASLKFEGEDSAQTSQGFGAAIGGIGTERFQIEEIATKNNIPIFAIVIKQSVKEAITLMTKEIAEKADDVRSQVYKMIDENVDSGKSVLVIGVGNTMGVPQ
- a CDS encoding type II methionyl aminopeptidase, with translation MQVEDYIKAGKIASEVREMVRRKNWVGKTVFEICEEVESQIIQRGAKCAFPVNTSINELAAHYTAEPNDQLTIKDDDLVKIDLGAQINGYIADTAVTVCYDPQYDGLVQAAEEALANAMAMIKVGVKASDIGRTIEKTIKQLGYKPIANLSGHSLDQYTIHAGKSIPNIWSIGTFSLTDSSAYACEPFVTTDEGLGFVREGKIKNIYALVSRKKTKNEEADKLLDHIWENYNMLPFALRWITKTYEEKQARELLEILIKKKAVHAYPVLVEANGQRVAQAEHTFIPDQNGATVTTIAQ